A window of the Actinobacillus genomosp. 1 genome harbors these coding sequences:
- a CDS encoding basic amino acid/polyamine antiporter — protein MSNKKIGLLSLTALVLSSMIGSGIFSLPQNMAAVAGGEALILGWIITGIGIIFLGLSFFFISRLRPDLDGGIYTYAREGFGDLVGFLSAWGYWLCATIGIVGYLVVAFEGIGSFTDTESKIIFGQGNTLASFIGASIIVWLVHALVASGVKEAATVNLVATFVKVFPLVLFIGLAIWYFKGETFNQDLQGSALNNSVSEQVKNTMLITLWVFTGVEGASVLSAHAKKKSDVGLATVLGILIALVLYIAITVLSLGILPRETIAEMSNPSMAGLLETMIGSSGKILITFCLIVSVLASYVSWTMYSAEVPYRGAKNGAFPKILDKLNANEVPINSLWFTGFVVQFCLFLVLLTGKSYNALLLISTSMILVPYFLIGAYLLKLSFQQNSAWYIKLTGFIASVYGLWIVYAAGLDYLLLSVLLYVPGIGLFLYSRYQHQGKTLNLTAFEKILLILIGLLFIWAVYNSFTNVDWS, from the coding sequence ATGTCAAACAAAAAAATTGGGTTACTTTCTTTAACCGCTCTGGTTCTCAGCTCCATGATTGGTTCCGGGATTTTCAGCCTGCCGCAAAATATGGCAGCGGTCGCCGGCGGTGAAGCGTTAATTCTCGGCTGGATCATTACCGGCATCGGAATTATTTTCCTTGGGCTTTCTTTCTTCTTTATTTCTCGTCTGCGTCCGGATTTAGACGGCGGTATTTATACTTATGCACGAGAGGGATTCGGTGATCTTGTCGGTTTTTTATCCGCTTGGGGTTACTGGCTGTGTGCGACGATCGGGATTGTCGGCTATTTAGTGGTGGCATTCGAAGGGATTGGTTCATTTACCGACACGGAATCCAAAATTATTTTCGGGCAAGGTAATACACTTGCTTCTTTTATCGGCGCTTCAATTATCGTGTGGTTAGTTCACGCTTTAGTAGCAAGCGGTGTAAAAGAAGCGGCAACAGTAAACTTGGTTGCAACCTTTGTGAAAGTTTTCCCGCTCGTGCTATTTATCGGTTTGGCAATTTGGTACTTCAAAGGTGAAACGTTTAACCAAGATTTGCAAGGATCAGCATTAAATAACAGCGTGTCGGAACAGGTGAAAAACACGATGTTAATTACCCTTTGGGTGTTTACCGGTGTGGAAGGGGCTTCCGTGTTATCTGCTCACGCTAAAAAGAAAAGTGATGTAGGTTTGGCGACCGTACTTGGGATTCTGATCGCATTGGTTTTATACATTGCAATTACTGTGCTTTCACTCGGCATTTTACCGCGTGAAACGATTGCGGAGATGTCAAACCCGTCAATGGCAGGTTTATTAGAAACGATGATTGGCTCAAGCGGTAAGATTTTAATTACTTTTTGCTTAATTGTGTCGGTGCTTGCTTCTTATGTAAGCTGGACAATGTATTCGGCGGAAGTACCTTATCGTGGTGCGAAAAATGGCGCGTTCCCGAAAATTTTAGATAAATTAAATGCGAATGAAGTGCCGATCAATTCACTTTGGTTTACCGGTTTTGTGGTGCAATTCTGTTTATTCCTTGTGTTATTAACCGGTAAAAGCTACAACGCATTATTATTGATTTCGACCTCAATGATCCTTGTGCCTTATTTCTTAATCGGTGCATATTTATTGAAATTATCATTCCAACAAAATTCAGCGTGGTATATCAAACTGACCGGTTTTATCGCATCGGTTTACGGCTTATGGATTGTCTATGCGGCTGGGTTAGATTACTTATTATTATCGGTACTACTCTATGTACCGGGCATCGGTTTATTCCTTTATTCACGCTATCAGCATCAAGGCAAAACCTTAAATTTAACCGCATTTGAAAAAATCTTATTAATCTTAATCGGACTATTATTTATCTGGGCGGTTTACAACAGTTTTACCAATGTTGATTGGAGCTAA
- a CDS encoding permease, whose amino-acid sequence MKTTLVNQAVAFLRIFANKVVEISHQLQLFFANGSFGIAVYPLLMHPIIRGSTRFIVILLAVLLSFIGVFYTLAEFVSALFSESSLITYARHTVLELLIPLGSVIDGKTNNFSPLYQVMNAVFSLQGLCFAVAYLAVILQLSRRKYWLLALIFAAFFTIGMSLIPSSQAKITAGGLQNLGASLTYLFGNLAIVMAGIDIVKPQLVWLRRFSIQAGLIGVLCVLITIFFPNMLTPILERVAIYAVMIWEILAGLAMLKRK is encoded by the coding sequence ATGAAAACAACATTGGTTAATCAAGCGGTTGCTTTTCTACGTATTTTTGCAAATAAAGTGGTTGAAATTTCCCATCAATTACAACTCTTTTTTGCCAACGGTTCTTTCGGAATCGCCGTTTATCCGTTGCTGATGCATCCGATTATTCGGGGAAGTACGCGCTTTATTGTGATTCTATTAGCCGTTTTGCTGTCATTTATCGGCGTATTTTATACACTCGCCGAGTTTGTTTCGGCGTTATTTAGCGAATCTTCGTTGATAACCTATGCCAGACATACCGTTTTAGAATTACTAATCCCGCTTGGTTCGGTAATTGACGGCAAAACCAATAATTTTTCGCCGTTATATCAAGTCATGAATGCGGTATTCAGTCTGCAAGGGTTATGTTTTGCGGTTGCTTATCTTGCGGTAATCTTACAGCTCTCTCGCCGTAAATATTGGTTGTTGGCGTTAATTTTTGCCGCGTTCTTTACTATCGGTATGAGCTTGATTCCGTCATCCCAAGCGAAAATAACCGCCGGCGGATTACAAAATTTAGGTGCAAGTCTTACTTATTTATTCGGTAATTTGGCAATTGTTATGGCGGGAATTGATATTGTTAAACCGCAACTTGTTTGGCTACGCCGCTTTAGTATTCAAGCCGGTCTAATCGGCGTACTTTGCGTATTGATCACGATCTTTTTTCCAAATATGCTGACCCCGATACTTGAACGAGTAGCCATCTATGCGGTTATGATTTGGGAAATTCTCGCCGGTCTTGCAATGTTAAAACGTAAATAA
- a CDS encoding basic amino acid/polyamine antiporter translates to MSKGKIGLFSLTALVLSSMIGSGIFSLPQNMAEVAGAEALLSGWLITGIGIIFLGLSFFFLSRIKPELEGGVYTYAREGFGDLVGGLSAWGYWLCTAIGSVGYLVVAFEGLGAFVDSENQTIFGQGNTVAAIFGASIIVWLVHHLIARGIREAAYVNLIATIVKTLPLFLFIGLAVWFFSPEQFVQDFSGVKLGTTQLEQVKGTMLITLWVFVGVEGASVLSAHAKKKSDVGLATILGILITLVLYVAITVLSLGILPREVIAEMPNPSMAGLMEQMIGTSGKIIITFCLIVSVLASYMSWTMFSSEIPYQAAKTKVFPKVLNRTNINGTPIAGLWLTNIAIQISLLLVLFTGKGYSMLIQLSTTMILVPYFLVGAYLFKVAMKQNEAWYIKLTGAMASVYGLWIVYAAGLDYLLLSVVLYVPGLALFFYSRKQNGENLNLTRFEKSLLVMISVLFIGAIYTLLTNSF, encoded by the coding sequence ATGTCAAAAGGCAAAATCGGTCTTTTCTCTTTAACCGCATTAGTACTTAGCTCAATGATCGGTTCCGGTATTTTCAGCCTTCCGCAAAATATGGCGGAAGTTGCTGGTGCCGAAGCATTACTTAGCGGTTGGCTTATTACCGGTATCGGAATTATTTTCTTAGGTCTATCTTTCTTTTTTCTCTCTCGTATCAAACCGGAATTGGAAGGCGGCGTCTATACTTACGCTCGCGAAGGCTTCGGCGATTTGGTCGGCGGATTATCCGCTTGGGGCTATTGGCTCTGTACCGCTATCGGCAGTGTCGGCTATTTAGTGGTTGCCTTTGAGGGGTTGGGGGCTTTTGTCGATAGCGAAAATCAAACTATTTTCGGACAAGGGAATACGGTAGCCGCTATTTTCGGGGCTTCGATTATCGTTTGGTTAGTCCATCATTTAATTGCTCGAGGAATTCGTGAAGCGGCATATGTAAACTTGATCGCAACTATCGTAAAAACCTTACCGCTCTTTTTATTTATCGGCTTAGCCGTTTGGTTTTTCTCACCGGAGCAATTCGTACAGGATTTTAGCGGCGTTAAACTCGGCACAACCCAATTAGAACAAGTAAAAGGCACAATGTTGATTACCCTTTGGGTGTTTGTCGGAGTGGAAGGGGCTTCCGTACTTTCCGCCCATGCCAAAAAGAAAAGTGATGTCGGCTTAGCCACCATTTTAGGTATTCTGATTACACTGGTGTTATATGTGGCGATTACCGTACTTTCCCTCGGCATTTTGCCTCGTGAAGTGATTGCCGAAATGCCGAATCCATCTATGGCGGGGTTAATGGAACAGATGATTGGTACAAGCGGTAAGATTATTATCACTTTTTGCTTAATTGTATCGGTATTAGCCTCTTATATGAGCTGGACGATGTTTTCATCGGAAATCCCTTACCAAGCGGCAAAAACCAAAGTTTTCCCGAAAGTACTAAACCGTACTAATATTAACGGCACGCCGATTGCCGGTTTATGGCTGACGAATATTGCGATTCAAATCAGTCTGTTGCTAGTGCTGTTTACCGGCAAAGGTTACAGTATGTTAATTCAGCTTTCGACTACGATGATTTTGGTACCTTATTTCTTAGTCGGTGCTTATTTATTCAAAGTGGCGATGAAACAAAACGAAGCGTGGTATATCAAACTTACCGGTGCAATGGCATCCGTTTACGGTTTATGGATTGTCTATGCGGCGGGATTAGATTATTTATTGCTCTCTGTTGTATTATACGTACCGGGGCTTGCTCTCTTTTTCTATTCTCGTAAACAGAACGGTGAAAACCTTAATTTAACTCGCTTTGAAAAAAGTTTATTAGTGATGATTAGCGTGCTTTTTATCGGAGCAATTTATACGCTTCTCACCAATTCATTCTAG
- a CDS encoding OmpW/AlkL family protein, with protein sequence MKKTVLAAVLGSALLAGSAMAHQAGDVILRAGAIGVVANSSSDYQTGADVNLDVNNNIQLGLTGTYMLSDNLGLELLAATPFSHKITGKLGATDLGEVAKVKQLPPSLYLQYYFFDSNATVRPYVGAGLNYTRFFSAESLKPQLVQNLRVKKHSVAPIVNLGVDVKLTDNLSFNAAAWYTRIKTTADYDVGGTHISTPITLDPVVLFSGISYKF encoded by the coding sequence ATGAAAAAAACAGTATTAGCGGCAGTATTAGGTAGTGCGTTATTAGCTGGTTCGGCAATGGCACATCAAGCGGGCGATGTTATCTTACGTGCGGGTGCTATTGGTGTTGTAGCAAATTCAAGTTCTGATTATCAAACAGGAGCGGATGTAAACTTAGATGTAAATAATAATATTCAGCTTGGTTTAACCGGTACTTATATGTTAAGTGATAATCTAGGTCTTGAATTATTAGCGGCAACGCCATTTTCACATAAAATTACCGGTAAATTAGGGGCGACAGATTTAGGCGAAGTAGCAAAAGTTAAACAACTTCCGCCAAGTCTTTACTTACAATATTATTTCTTTGATTCTAATGCGACAGTTCGTCCATACGTTGGTGCCGGTTTAAACTATACTCGCTTTTTCAGTGCTGAAAGTTTAAAACCACAATTGGTACAAAACTTACGTGTTAAAAAACATTCTGTAGCACCGATTGTAAATTTAGGTGTTGATGTGAAATTAACGGACAATCTATCATTCAACGCGGCAGCTTGGTACACACGTATCAAAACAACTGCAGATTATGATGTTGGTGGTACACATATTAGTACACCAATCACACTTGATCCTGTTGTATTATTCTCAGGTATTAGCTACAAATTCTAA
- a CDS encoding homocysteine S-methyltransferase family protein, translating into MLSPITILDGGMSRELMRLNAPFKQPEWSALSLYEKPSAVQQVHEDFIANGAEVITTNSYAVVPFHIGEQRFSADGKMLADLAGRLAKQAVKNSGKPAKIAGSLPPMFGSYRADLIQANRFAEIAQPIIDGLSPYVDIWLCETQSAIIEPTSIKPLLPKDNRPLWVSFTLTDDEPTPEPQLRSGEPVALAIEKMVELGVDAILFNCCQPEVIEQALSITQSILTAKNATHIQTGAYANAFAPQPKDATANDGLDEVRKDLTPEAYLAWAQKWAAQGATIVGGCCGIGIEYINTLAKHLK; encoded by the coding sequence ATGCTATCTCCTATCACAATCCTAGACGGCGGTATGAGCCGTGAGTTAATGCGTTTGAACGCACCTTTTAAACAGCCGGAATGGTCTGCGTTATCCCTTTATGAAAAACCGTCTGCGGTGCAACAAGTCCATGAAGATTTTATTGCAAACGGTGCAGAAGTGATTACGACCAATAGCTATGCAGTTGTGCCATTCCATATTGGCGAACAACGTTTTAGTGCAGATGGCAAAATGCTTGCCGATTTAGCCGGTCGTTTAGCCAAACAAGCGGTTAAAAATAGCGGAAAACCTGCAAAAATTGCCGGTTCATTACCGCCGATGTTCGGCTCTTACCGTGCCGATTTGATTCAAGCGAATCGTTTTGCGGAAATCGCTCAACCGATTATTGACGGGCTTTCGCCCTATGTGGATATCTGGTTATGTGAAACGCAAAGTGCGATTATTGAACCGACTTCAATTAAGCCGTTATTGCCAAAAGATAACCGCCCGCTTTGGGTTTCGTTTACCTTAACCGATGATGAGCCAACACCGGAGCCGCAACTACGTTCTGGCGAGCCTGTAGCCCTTGCGATTGAAAAAATGGTGGAATTAGGCGTTGATGCGATTTTATTTAACTGCTGTCAGCCGGAAGTCATTGAACAAGCACTATCGATAACCCAATCTATTCTAACAGCCAAAAATGCAACACATATCCAAACCGGTGCGTATGCAAATGCGTTTGCGCCACAACCAAAAGATGCAACCGCCAATGACGGTTTAGACGAAGTGCGTAAAGATTTAACCCCTGAAGCCTATCTTGCATGGGCGCAAAAATGGGCGGCACAAGGCGCAACCATTGTCGGCGGCTGTTGCGGTATCGGGATCGAATACATCAACACACTAGCGAAACATTTAAAATAA
- the argE gene encoding acetylornithine deacetylase, which translates to MANTKFIERYRNLIALPTISSLEAAEDQSNKQLIELLATWLADFGFKTEIIRVEGSRDKYNLLATYGEGEGGLLLAGHTDTVPFDEGKWTFNPFALTEQDGKFYGLGTADMKGFFAFIVDVVSQIDLNKLTKPLRILATADEETTMLGARTFAQHTHIRPDCAIIGEPTSLKPIRAHKGHVGEAVRITGKSGHSSDPDRGINAIELMHQATGYLMNMRNQLREKYHNDLFKVPYPTMNFGNIHGGDAINRICACCELQFDMRPLPNLPVEDLYAMVNENLKPMLEQYGDLIEIRHLHDGIPGYECEHSAQVVQVVEKLLGEKCDAVNYCTEAPFIQQLCPTLVLGPGSIEQAHQPDEFLETKFIEPTRELLTKMILHFCA; encoded by the coding sequence ATGGCAAACACAAAATTTATCGAACGCTATCGCAACTTAATTGCACTACCGACGATTTCCAGTTTAGAAGCGGCGGAAGATCAATCCAATAAGCAACTTATCGAATTACTGGCGACATGGCTTGCCGATTTCGGCTTTAAAACCGAGATTATCCGAGTGGAAGGCAGTCGTGATAAGTATAATTTATTAGCCACTTACGGTGAGGGTGAAGGCGGTTTATTATTAGCCGGACATACCGATACCGTGCCGTTTGACGAAGGTAAATGGACTTTCAACCCGTTCGCATTAACCGAACAAGACGGCAAATTCTACGGTTTAGGCACTGCGGATATGAAAGGTTTTTTTGCTTTTATTGTCGATGTGGTTAGCCAAATTGATTTAAACAAATTAACCAAACCGTTACGTATTCTCGCTACAGCCGATGAAGAAACCACCATGCTTGGCGCGAGAACCTTCGCTCAACATACGCATATTCGCCCTGATTGTGCGATTATCGGCGAGCCGACTTCTTTAAAACCGATTCGTGCGCATAAAGGGCACGTTGGCGAAGCGGTCAGAATTACCGGCAAAAGCGGTCACTCAAGCGATCCGGATCGCGGCATTAATGCGATTGAATTAATGCACCAAGCGACCGGTTATCTGATGAATATGCGTAATCAATTACGTGAAAAATATCATAATGATCTGTTTAAAGTGCCTTATCCGACGATGAATTTCGGCAATATCCACGGTGGCGATGCGATTAACCGTATTTGTGCCTGCTGCGAGCTGCAATTTGATATGCGCCCGTTGCCAAATCTGCCGGTCGAAGATTTATATGCGATGGTCAATGAAAATCTGAAACCAATGTTGGAACAATACGGCGATCTGATTGAAATTCGCCATCTGCACGACGGTATTCCCGGTTATGAGTGTGAACATTCCGCGCAAGTGGTACAAGTGGTTGAAAAACTGTTAGGTGAAAAATGTGATGCGGTAAACTATTGTACCGAGGCCCCGTTTATTCAACAGCTCTGCCCGACGCTTGTGTTAGGCCCGGGATCTATCGAACAAGCCCACCAACCGGATGAATTTTTAGAAACAAAATTTATTGAGCCGACCCGAGAATTGCTCACGAAAATGATCCTACATTTTTGTGCTTAA
- a CDS encoding DUF4230 domain-containing protein encodes MSDVNDYLKYKDNYSENEFWDKIKDNLISIGKELIEKALVLFYSGTDSNTPIMDKTLIFSVLGYLILPIDLIPDVTPAVGYSDDLAGILAVLAKVSDSVTKEHTQQAQEKLQQLFDSTGSEEVKQQSEAQEMNTVQQETEAKSNQKSGQEPPNKPEESRKSESGGFLSNIEKIVGIANGSADLVRKLIILGIFAAIAYFGYAFYHKDSQPVITSTLISERVKHVKELTTLKYHYKDILMIEKNKETDFIPFNYARLIVSYEGMAVLGVELDNIKVDISGNKIMISGLGNVKFIAHDINDNSLKVYDETARIFTKDWDIKTFSDLKAKQRTQIEHDIMNGSSLPEEARQTAEKAIVELIELIPGVKGKYDIQFEKAEIQKPTQPIVKPQEPKKS; translated from the coding sequence ATGTCAGATGTTAATGATTATCTAAAATACAAAGATAATTACTCGGAAAATGAGTTTTGGGATAAAATTAAGGATAACTTAATTTCTATCGGCAAAGAGCTTATAGAAAAAGCACTTGTTCTTTTTTATTCGGGAACGGATAGTAATACACCGATAATGGATAAAACGCTTATTTTTAGCGTGTTAGGTTATTTGATTTTACCTATTGATCTTATTCCAGATGTTACTCCTGCTGTTGGTTATTCGGATGATCTCGCAGGAATCCTTGCTGTTTTAGCAAAAGTTTCAGATTCCGTGACAAAAGAACATACTCAACAAGCACAAGAGAAATTACAGCAGCTTTTTGATTCTACAGGCTCGGAAGAAGTTAAACAACAATCCGAAGCTCAGGAAATGAATACAGTGCAACAAGAAACTGAAGCAAAAAGTAATCAAAAATCAGGACAAGAACCTCCTAATAAGCCGGAAGAATCTCGAAAATCGGAGTCTGGTGGATTTCTATCAAATATAGAAAAAATAGTCGGTATTGCAAATGGTTCGGCAGATCTTGTTCGTAAACTTATTATTTTAGGGATTTTTGCGGCAATTGCCTATTTCGGTTACGCTTTTTATCACAAGGATTCTCAGCCTGTTATCACTTCAACATTAATCAGCGAAAGAGTGAAGCATGTTAAGGAACTAACGACATTAAAATATCACTATAAAGATATTCTGATGATCGAGAAAAATAAAGAAACCGATTTTATTCCTTTTAACTATGCTCGTTTAATTGTGTCTTATGAGGGTATGGCAGTTCTAGGTGTTGAATTGGATAATATTAAAGTGGATATTAGCGGTAATAAAATTATGATTTCCGGTTTAGGGAATGTAAAATTTATTGCTCATGACATTAATGATAATTCACTTAAAGTTTATGATGAAACGGCAAGAATCTTTACAAAAGATTGGGATATTAAAACATTTTCTGATTTAAAGGCTAAGCAACGTACTCAAATAGAACATGATATTATGAATGGAAGTTCTTTACCGGAAGAAGCTAGACAAACAGCTGAAAAAGCGATTGTAGAATTAATTGAATTAATTCCGGGAGTAAAAGGGAAGTATGATATTCAATTTGAAAAAGCTGAAATACAGAAACCTACACAGCCTATAGTAAAACCTCAAGAACCTAAAAAATCTTAA